In a genomic window of Lagopus muta isolate bLagMut1 chromosome 2, bLagMut1 primary, whole genome shotgun sequence:
- the STX11 gene encoding syntaxin-11: protein MKDRLNEMRELARLHNQEFSYSEDDENSPRDVLLYETDYALENLHKDIENIRTENNLLKEDVKRLKKQNSRFLTSMRRLSSIKRDTNGIARDIKARGESIHRKLQIMRDFCEDAITKYGVMSVIARVAKNHYVDLMHAFQEAMFEYNATEMNQRENCKIRIQRQLEIMGKDVSSNQIEEMIEQGRWDVFSENLLSDVKGARSALNELETRHKELVKLEGRIKEVHELFLQVALLVEEQADTFDVIEINVQNVEDYVGESKEQIKKALEYRRKHPLMTILCCCFSFCRR, encoded by the coding sequence ATGAAAGACCGGCTAAATGAGATGCGTGAACTTGCCAGGTTGCACAACCAAGAGTTTTCTTATAGTGAGGATGATGAAAATTCACCCCGTGACGTTCTCCTTTATGAGACTGATTATGCCTTGGAAAATCTTCATAAGGACATAGAGAACATCCGGACTGAAAATAACCTCCTAAAAGAGGATGTCAAGCGactaaaaaagcaaaacagccgCTTCCTTACTTCCATGCGCCGTCTTAGTAGCATTAAACGAGATACTAATGGTATTGCCAGAGACATCAAGGCCCGTGGAGAAAGCATCCACAGGAAACTCCAAATAATGAGAGATTTCTGCGAAGATGCAATAACAAAATATGGAGTTATGTCTGTGATTGCCAGGGTAGCAAAGAACCATTATGTTGACCTCATGCACGCCTTTCAGGAAGCTATGTTTGAATACAATGCAACAGAGATGAACCAACGGGAGAACTGCAAGATCCGAATTCAGCGTCAGCTAGAAATCATGGGCAAAGATGTTTCTAGCAACCAGATTGAGGAGATGATTGAGCAAGGCAGGTGGGATGTATTCTCTGAGAATCTCTTGTCGGATGTGAAGGGAGCTCGCTCAGCCCTGAATGAGTTAGAGACACGTCACAAGGAGCTGGTGAAATTAGAAGGTCGTATTAAGGAGGTTCATGAGCTCTTTCTGCAGGTAGCCCTGCTAGTGGAAGAacaggcagacacctttgaCGTCATTGAGATAAATGTGCAAAATGTCGAGGACTATGTAGGAGAATCCAAAGAGCAAATAAAGAAAGCATTggaatacagaagaaaacacccTCTCATGACaatcctctgctgctgcttttcattttgcagaaggTGA